One Pseudomonas sp. FP1742 genomic window carries:
- a CDS encoding YaeQ family protein, with protein MAQPSTTYKFELNLTDLDRSVYENVKQTIARHPSETEERMTVRLLAYAFWYNEQLSFGRGLSDVDEPALWEKSLDDRVLHWIEVGQPDADRLTWCSRRTERTSLLAYGSLRVWEGKVIPAIKTLKNVNIAAVPQEVLETLAKDMPRVIKWDVMISEGTIFVTDDRGQHEVQLQWLAGERG; from the coding sequence ATGGCCCAGCCGTCCACGACCTACAAGTTTGAACTGAACCTCACCGACCTCGACCGCAGCGTCTACGAGAACGTGAAGCAGACCATCGCCCGTCACCCTTCGGAAACCGAAGAGCGCATGACCGTGCGGCTGCTGGCCTACGCCTTCTGGTACAACGAGCAGCTGTCTTTTGGCCGCGGTCTGTCAGACGTGGATGAGCCGGCGCTGTGGGAAAAGAGCCTGGACGACCGTGTCCTGCACTGGATCGAAGTCGGCCAGCCAGACGCCGACCGCCTGACCTGGTGCTCGCGTCGCACCGAACGCACCAGCCTGCTGGCCTACGGCAGCCTGCGTGTCTGGGAAGGCAAAGTAATCCCGGCAATCAAGACCCTGAAAAACGTCAACATCGCCGCCGTGCCCCAGGAAGTGCTGGAAACCCTGGCCAAGGACATGCCGCGCGTTATCAAGTGGGACGTGATGATCAGCGAAGGAACGATTTTCGTCACCGACGACCGTGGTCAGCACGAAGTCCAGTTGCAATGGCTGGCCGGCGAACGCGGCTGA
- a CDS encoding CaiB/BaiF CoA-transferase family protein has translation MPFSNKPLSGLKVIELGTLIAGPFASRICGEFGAEVIKIESPDGGDPLRKWRKLYEGTSLWWFVQARNKKSLTLNLKHPDGLAILKQLLSEADILIENFRPGVLEKLGLGWEVLHALNPKLVMVRLSGFGQTGPMKDQPGFGAVGESMGGLRYITGFEDRPPVRTGISIGDSIAALWGVIGALMALRHREVNGGLGQVVDVALYEAIFAMMESMVPEFDVFGFIRERTGNIMPGITPSSIHTSADGKHVQIGANGDAIFKRFMLIIGREDLANDPALASNDGRDSRRDEIYGVIDRWVNSLPLDAVIEQLNQADVPASRIFSAEDMFNDPQYLAREMFLQAKLPDGKDFKMPGIVPKLSETPGTSEWVGPQLGEHNAQVLHDLGYDPARIAQLREDGAI, from the coding sequence ATGCCGTTCTCCAATAAACCGCTCTCGGGTCTGAAAGTCATCGAATTGGGTACGTTGATTGCCGGGCCGTTTGCCTCGCGTATTTGCGGCGAATTCGGCGCCGAAGTGATCAAGATCGAGTCCCCCGACGGCGGTGATCCGTTGCGCAAATGGCGCAAGTTGTATGAAGGCACCTCGCTGTGGTGGTTCGTGCAGGCGCGCAACAAGAAATCCCTGACCCTGAACCTGAAGCACCCGGATGGCCTGGCGATCCTGAAACAATTGCTCAGCGAAGCGGACATCCTGATCGAGAATTTTCGTCCCGGCGTGCTGGAAAAGCTTGGTCTGGGCTGGGAAGTCTTGCACGCACTGAACCCGAAACTGGTGATGGTGCGGCTCTCGGGCTTCGGCCAGACCGGGCCGATGAAAGATCAGCCGGGCTTCGGTGCGGTCGGTGAATCCATGGGCGGCCTGCGCTACATCACCGGGTTCGAGGACCGGCCGCCAGTGCGCACCGGGATCTCCATCGGCGACTCGATTGCCGCGCTCTGGGGCGTGATCGGGGCTCTGATGGCCTTGCGTCATCGCGAGGTCAACGGTGGCTTGGGCCAAGTGGTGGATGTGGCGCTGTACGAAGCGATCTTCGCCATGATGGAAAGCATGGTGCCGGAGTTCGACGTGTTCGGCTTCATCCGCGAACGCACCGGCAACATCATGCCGGGCATCACGCCCTCCTCCATTCACACCAGCGCCGACGGCAAACACGTGCAGATCGGCGCCAACGGCGATGCGATCTTCAAGCGCTTCATGCTGATCATCGGGCGCGAGGACCTGGCCAACGACCCTGCTCTGGCCAGCAATGACGGACGCGACAGCCGTCGCGACGAGATTTACGGGGTGATCGACCGCTGGGTCAATTCACTGCCGCTGGACGCGGTGATCGAGCAACTGAACCAGGCCGACGTTCCCGCCAGCCGGATCTTCAGCGCCGAAGACATGTTCAACGACCCACAGTACCTGGCCCGGGAAATGTTCCTGCAAGCCAAGCTGCCCGACGGCAAGGATTTCAAGATGCCCGGCATCGTACCGAAACTCTCTGAGACACCCGGCACCTCCGAATGGGTCGGGCCGCAACTGGGTGAACACAATGCGCAGGTCCTCCACGACCTGGGCTACGACCCGGCACGGATCGCACAGCTGCGTGAAGACGGGGCCATCTAA